From Halorussus lipolyticus:
AAGTCGGGATGCAGTTCCTCGTTCTCGCCGAGTTCGAGGTCTGCGGCGAGGCTCTGCATCAGCGTGGACTTGCCGGCGTTGGTGTAGCCAGCCATCGCCACGAGGTCGAATCCGGACTCCCTGCGCCTGTCCCGGCGGTCGGCCTCGGTCCGGGCGATGGAGTCGAGTTCGTCCTTGATGCGGGAAATCTGGTCTTTGATGTCCTGCTCTCTGCTCTCGTCGTACTCGCCAAGCCCCATGAAACCGGGGCGCTCGTCGCGCTTGGCGAGACTGGTCTTGGCCTCGGCCCGCGGGAGTTCGTACCTGAGTTCGGCCAACTCGACCTGCAGTTGGGCCTTCCGGGTCTGTGCGCGCTGGCCGAAGATTTCGAGGATGAGCCTGAACCGGTCGATGACCTTGGCGTCCTCGGGGAACTTCTGACCGAGGTTGTAGGTCTGGTACGGTCCCAGTTCGTTGTCGAAGATGACGACCTCTGCACCGGTCTCGGCGACTGCAACCCCGATTTCGTCTGCCTTCCCCTCCCCGACCTGTAGCGCGGGGTCCTCCGTTCTTGACTGGGTGAACTCCCCGGCTATCTCGTAGCCCGCGGCGCGGGCCAAGTCGCGTATCTCCTCGGTGTCTGGCGTGCCTGAATCGACTCGCTTGACGATTATCGCTTTCATAGGAACAGTTTTCTGGCGGCGTAAGCGGCGTGGTGTGCGGCCTGAACGGTCTTGCGTTCGGCTATACTCTCGACGTACTTGAAACTCGGGCCGAGGAACTGCTCGACGCGAACTTCCGGCTCCTCGTAGAACTCGCCGCGTTCGGCGACGACCGGTCCCTCGGGCGGTGCGGGCAGTTCGTCCACCGCATCGCTGATGACGCGGGCGGCGTTCTCGAACGTCGGTTGGCCGTCGCTGGTGGCGAAACCCATCCCCTTGATATTTCGAAGCCGCGACGTGCCGACGCTGGCGTGAACCGCCGCAGACACCATGAGGTACTCGCCGGACTCCTCGTGGCGGCCGCTGATGTCCACGCCGACGACGCTGGCCTCGCTGGCGCTAGCCTCGCCGGGCCTTCACCTCGATTGTCCCAGCCGCGGTACGCATATCCTCGGATACGTCCCCAACCCTTTTCAATCATACGTCGCGATGACTCGCCGGAATCGTCCGTCTGCGGAGGTGATTCCGGCGTCGGTTTTCAGGCCGAAGGTGTGTTACCACAAAGGGTTTAAACTATCAATGAGGGAGTTGAGACTATGCAACTCGGCATTGACCCCCAGCAACTCGGACTCGAATTCGGGTCCGGGGCCGTCGTCGGCGGCATCATCGGGTTCGCGGCGAAGAAAATCGCCAAACTCCTCGCCATCATCGTGGGTCTCGAACTGGCGCTGTTCAAGTTCCTCGAATCGCGAGGCATCCTCTCGGTCGATTGGAACCGACTCAGCGCGGGCGTTCTGGAGGCCGGTGAGGTCGCCCAGAGCGGTGCCCCGCCGTCGTGGGTCACGACCATCCTCTCGACGCTCTCGGTCGGCGCTGGCTTCACCGGCGGTTTCATGCTCGGTTTCCGGAAGGGATAGTTTCGAAGCCTCCCCGCTTTTCGCCGTCGCGCTTCGTCTCCGCACTTTTTCCGAGGTCCTGCTTGCCCACAGCGACCGCTGAACGTTCCTCTCCCCGAGAAACAAATATCTTTCCTAGAACAATCTATGTATTTCTTAGAGTTGGGCAGAGAAGGCCCACGGACCGCGCGTCTACCGCATGCTGATGTCGTCTTCGTCCTTGATGATGCGAGTCTCGGCCTCGCCGCTGGTGTGTTCGTTCACGAGGTCGTAGAACTCGTTTTGCATCCCGGCGGGGAAGGTCAGCACGCCGACCCACCCGCCGTCGTTCTGCCACTCCTCGCGTTCAAGTTCGCCGAACTGGCGAATCTTGGCCTGCGCGCTCCCGGCGTAGTCGGCGGGGACCTGCACCGCGACTGTAACCTCGTCGAACCGGATGGGGATGACCGGCCGGAGCGCGTCTAAGGCCTCGTCAACCTGCGTCTCGACGGGTTCCATCGGGTCCACCCGGAAGTCGGTCTCCTCCAGCGCGCTTTCGATGCGCTCGGGCGGATGGGGCGCGTTGTCCATCTGGGGGTTGACCGCGTTGCGCGTGATGCGGTTGACCAACTGCTTGTGCTTCTGTTCCTGCATCTCTCGGCGCTGTTCGGCCGTAATCTGAATCTCCCCGTCTTTGATGACTTGGGGAATGATTTCGAGGGGGTCGGTCGTGCCGAAGACCTCCTCTAAGGCCGTCTCGGCCGGTCGGTCGCCGCGACTCGCGTTCTCGAATACGTCCTCGGCGGCGATGACGTCCTCTAACTCGCCCTCGAACTCGCCGCGCTTGATTTCGAGCGCGGCGTCCGGGTCTACCAGCACCTCGAACCGCTCGCCGTGAGATTCGAGGCGGGCAGTCACCGCCTCCTCGAGTGGTATCATACGCTACGGTAGTGGCCCCCGTCTAAAATAAGCTTGCGTCCGTCGAGTCCAGCTAAGCCGCGGAAGCCGCGACGATGATTTCGAAAGCCCTCGCGCGGTTCGCCGCCGGAAGACATTCCTGCTCGGCCTTCGGCCTGCGCGGGCTGTGACTTCCGAGGTCTCGTTCGCTTCGCTCACGAGACGGCCGCTCAGCGACATATCCTCGGAGTCCACCAAGGATAGGTCTGCACCACCGAGCGACGCATGTGGTTGGAGAGGAATTGCACGTAGTCACTAGCCGCGTCACAGTAGTTTCTCGCCGCTCTGTCGCTCCACGATGAGCAGGACGGCGAGGCCCATGATGAGGAGCGTGTAGGCGACCGACGCCAACAGCGCGGCGCGCTCGGACCCGTACTCGCCGGTCCGGAAGATGATTGCTTTCCGGACCATGGCGATGACGCCGGTGTAGATGACCAACCGGACGATGCGGCGGGTCTCGCTCTCTTGGGTGTAGGCCACCACGGTCTGGTAGACCTCCACGATGATGAACAGCAACAGCGCGGTGTCGATGAAGCTCACGACGACGAGCGGATCGGTGATGTTTCCCCTGAGGGCGCTTTGGAGAATCTGCAACCCGAGGTCGAAGACCCCGATGGCGAACAACAGCACCAGCACCAGCGCCGCGACGACCTCGACGTACCGAATCAGCGATTCGCTGACCCCGAGGAGTCGCTCTGGGAACGTGTCGGAGGACGAAACCTCCTCCGCGGTGCCCTGTCTTTCGGCGTCCTCCTCGTCGGTAGCCATACACGTGACAAGGACTACAGGACAAAGAAGCTAGGTCTCGTCGGAGAGGCGAGAAGCCTTACTCCCGATGTAGAACCAGAACCTGCCGCGAGCGACGCCGACAGTGGTTACAGCGGTCGCCGCGAAGACACAGCAGAGTACGTGTTCTATTCTCCCCGTTTTAGCTACTGGTCTATGAGGCACTGTCTAGTTAAGCAATTCTGGCGTAGACATCGGGTACAGTGCCTCTTCGGCGATTACTTGATGAGGGGGGCTTGATGATAGCCTGTCGAGGGGTTCGGGAAGACTGGTGAATTCACGACTCTCATGGCTTATCGATCCTTCGTCTCATCAAGCAAACACGGACTCCGCATCAACGGAGGCTGATTCACCGAACTACTGTCTGCCGGTTTCGCTTATCTAGACAGTGCCGTCTATGATAATCATTCATATAATTAATTTAATCTAGAAAGAATTTATTTGCCAACAATACCAAGACCGGAATGCAATGTCCGAAACCCGACGCTCCCTGCTGAAGAAAGGTATCGCCGCGACGACTGTCACCGGTTTCAGTCTGGCCGCCACGAGTGGTTCGGCGTCGGCCACGACCGAAGACACGACCGTCGAGATAACGCCCCAGTCCACCTCCACGGGAATCCAGTATTACGAGGTCCAGTTTACCGGTGCGACCTCCGTCAGCGGAAAAGACGGCACGCTCGAACCGAACCAAGGCGACAATCTGACCACGGAGGACGGAGAAGCCATCCTCTCCGGGAACGTCGAAGACGGGGTTGACAACCTTGACGCAGTTACGACCGACGCTGACCCGAGTGACATCGAAATCAACCGCGCAGACAACATCGTCGTCTACGTTGACGGCACTGCTATTTACCCCTGAAAGAGTACCAACAATCCTTCTCTCGAAGAACACCCACCGGTCTCCGACTAATCAGTCCCTCAAATTTTCACAAAAAGCTCGTCAGCCCCCCGACAGCGTAGTCACTCGTCTTCCGGCGCGAACTTGACCAGCGTCAACTCCCGGTCAAGCATGCAGTAGTCGTGGGGAGGGTCGCCCAGAATCTCGGCTATCTGGTAGTCCTCGTCGAAGTCCGCGCCCGCCGGTTCGCAGAACTCGTGGCTCGGGCACTCGGTGTGCGGACACGGCCCGGACAGACTCGCCTTGCTCCCGGCGTAGGCGTTCTTCGCCGGGACGTTGGCTTTGACGCCGACGGGTTCGACTTCGACCGCCGTGACGCCGGTATCGTGTACCCCGCACTCCAGCGTCTGGGCACCCTCGCGCACGTCGTTGACGCGGTAGCGCACCCCCTCCGAGAGGTTGAGACACTGGTCGCGGTACGGACATCCCTCGCAGGCGGCGGCCTCGCCCCGGTAGACGAACTCTTGGCCGTCCTCGGCGAGGCGGGTTCCGATGAGGGTTATGGATGACATAGCGGGGCATATGCGGGCCTCCGGGTTAAGGGTCTCGTCACGCCGGACTGAGAGGACGGCGTTTGGGAAATTATCGGCTACGTCATCCGAATGCAGACCACAGAACAGAGCGTGGCGTGTCGTCTGAAGCTCCCCCGCCCGGTCGGCCGGGCCTCTGCTGTCGGCTGGTCAACCGAGTGCATCCCGTGATTTGGTCCCTCGAGCCCCCTGCCGCCGAAATCAGCTCTCGCCGTCGTCGCCGGTCAACTCGTCCAGTTCGTCCAGATACTCGTCGCGGGGCACCTGATACGCGCCGCGGTAGTCGAGGACCCCCCGAGCGAACTCGTCGGCGAGGTCTCGGGCACCCTCCAGCGCCTCCTCGCGGGTGTCGAAGGTCCGGGGGTTCGTGGCCTCGACTTCGGGTTCCAGAAAGAATTCCACTCGCCAGACCTCGGTCGGATTGAGTTCGGTCTCGGCGGCCGGGCGGTTCGGTGCCCCCGCCGCGACGTAGAGCGTGGGCAGGCAGGCCGGGGGAAACTGTTCGGTGTCGAAGACGTCCGGGCGGTAGGCCAGCACCTGTCGCCCGCCGGGTTCGTCGTTCCAGACGGTCCAACCCTCGGGCAAGTCGCGTTCGGTCACGCCCGGCGATTGGGGCCTGCCGGGTAAGGACTTGCCGGTCGCGGGCGAGAGAGGCCGCCCGATTCGACTCGTATTTAAACGTGGGATATGGTATCGTTTGCCAGTGAAAGACGCGCGCGACCGACTCCCGTCGCCGAGTATAGTCGTGGCCGACCCGGCGGATTAATTTAGGTACTGATTACCATGGTATGCGCCAACAATTATATATCGCTTCATCCCATCCATTAAATAGTATCGGTGGTAGCGACCCACGCGGTACAGACTAACATACCAAACCCCGTTCACGACCGTCCGAACTTGTCGCCCTCCGACGTCTCGTCGCCGTGAATGGAGTGTGGGGATGGCACGCACATGACCGGCCAGCAAGGACGGGTCTCGCTCGCCAGCGAGACCGAATGTTCCGGGATGGGGAAGCCCCGGCGCGAGCGCCGGGGTTGTGACGAGTTGTCACTTGCCATATGGGCCGATAAACATTTGTGCGTGTCTACCTACCACATATTCCGACCGCGAAGTGCCGAACCACCGGTCAGCCGTTCGCCTCTCTCGCCTCTCCCAACAAGCGTGATACGATGACAGAAACACTGGAAGAACTCAGCCAGCGTTACCAAGAATCGATGCCCGAAGACCTCCGCGAGACCAAATCCTTCGACAGGTATTTAGAGGAGGTCTACGACGACCCGAAGATAACCAGAAACGCCCACCAGCGGGTGGCCGACATGTTCGACTACTACGGCACCGAGTACGACGAGGAGGCCGGGGTAGTCGAGTACCTGCTGGCCTCGGAGGACCCCCTCCACGACGGGGAGAACACCTTCTACGGCCACGAGATTCACCGGGCAATCCACGAGTTCGTCAACAAGGTCAAGTCCGGCGCGCGAGGCCTCGGCCCGGAGAAGCGTATCAAGTTGCTCCTCGGGCCGGTCGGGTCCGGCAAGTCCGACTTCGACCGGCAGGTCCGGACCTACTTCGAGGACTACACCCTCAGCGACGAGGGGCGGATGTACACCTACAGGTGGACCAACCTCTGCGACGTGATTCACGA
This genomic window contains:
- a CDS encoding ribosome assembly factor SBDS; translated protein: MIPLEEAVTARLESHGERFEVLVDPDAALEIKRGEFEGELEDVIAAEDVFENASRGDRPAETALEEVFGTTDPLEIIPQVIKDGEIQITAEQRREMQEQKHKQLVNRITRNAVNPQMDNAPHPPERIESALEETDFRVDPMEPVETQVDEALDALRPVIPIRFDEVTVAVQVPADYAGSAQAKIRQFGELEREEWQNDGGWVGVLTFPAGMQNEFYDLVNEHTSGEAETRIIKDEDDISMR
- the hflX gene encoding GTPase HflX; this translates as MKAIIVKRVDSGTPDTEEIRDLARAAGYEIAGEFTQSRTEDPALQVGEGKADEIGVAVAETGAEVVIFDNELGPYQTYNLGQKFPEDAKVIDRFRLILEIFGQRAQTRKAQLQVELAELRYELPRAEAKTSLAKRDERPGFMGLGEYDESREQDIKDQISRIKDELDSIARTEADRRDRRRESGFDLVAMAGYTNAGKSTLMQSLAADLELGENEELHPDLDTTAEAQDRLFTTLGTTTRKMDMERRDVLLTDTVGFISDLPHWLVESFKSTLDAVYYADLVLLVVDVSEPIEEIREKLITSHDTLYERNEAPIVTVLNKIDAVSDDELAEKAEALSALAPNPIAVSGKEQLNLDGLRTRIDDELPDWEREKLVLPMTEDTMSVVSWVHDHARVNDVTYADDEVVVDFEARPAIVEQSRAKAGELASAPSA
- a CDS encoding DUF5820 family protein, which produces MTERDLPEGWTVWNDEPGGRQVLAYRPDVFDTEQFPPACLPTLYVAAGAPNRPAAETELNPTEVWRVEFFLEPEVEATNPRTFDTREEALEGARDLADEFARGVLDYRGAYQVPRDEYLDELDELTGDDGES
- a CDS encoding UPF0179 family protein, with product MSSITLIGTRLAEDGQEFVYRGEAAACEGCPYRDQCLNLSEGVRYRVNDVREGAQTLECGVHDTGVTAVEVEPVGVKANVPAKNAYAGSKASLSGPCPHTECPSHEFCEPAGADFDEDYQIAEILGDPPHDYCMLDRELTLVKFAPEDE
- a CDS encoding FUN14 domain-containing protein → MQLGIDPQQLGLEFGSGAVVGGIIGFAAKKIAKLLAIIVGLELALFKFLESRGILSVDWNRLSAGVLEAGEVAQSGAPPSWVTTILSTLSVGAGFTGGFMLGFRKG
- a CDS encoding phosphate-starvation-inducible PsiE family protein, whose protein sequence is MATDEEDAERQGTAEEVSSSDTFPERLLGVSESLIRYVEVVAALVLVLLFAIGVFDLGLQILQSALRGNITDPLVVVSFIDTALLLFIIVEVYQTVVAYTQESETRRIVRLVIYTGVIAMVRKAIIFRTGEYGSERAALLASVAYTLLIMGLAVLLIVERQSGEKLL
- a CDS encoding DUF2209 family protein codes for the protein MDISGRHEESGEYLMVSAAVHASVGTSRLRNIKGMGFATSDGQPTFENAARVISDAVDELPAPPEGPVVAERGEFYEEPEVRVEQFLGPSFKYVESIAERKTVQAAHHAAYAARKLFL